GAGAGGGATAGAAAACGCTCGCCGCGTGGGAAAGGTGATGTTCCGGAAAGAGGAGCGGCGGCTTCTTCGCGAAGTCACCACCTTCAATCTCGCGAAGCGAATCCCAGAGCATCTTCTTCATGAATAGCTTTTCCTTGATCCACACGGGAATGGCAGAAAGGAAACTGCGAAGACCCAGGGGTGCAAAGGCATGATAGGTTTCCAGCAGGCGCTCGAACTTGAGATAGGGCTTGTCATAGAAGGCAATGGCGGACAGGTCTGACACCTTCAGTCCGGCCTCACTGAGGACATAGCGAATGGCGTTCTCGGGAAAGTTCGCATCCTGCTTCTTTCTCGTAAAACGCTCTTCGTGGGCAGCGGCAATGATCTTGCCGTCGAGCAGAAGTGCCGCCGCACTGTCGTGATAATAGGCCGAAATGCCGAGAATGGCGCGCGCCATCAGGTCTCCCTCTAGAACAAGGTGTAAATGAAAGGAGCGATCGCCGAACCGCTGGTCAGGACGATCAACACGCCAAAGAGCAGGAGGGTCAGTATGATGGGAAGAAGCCAGAACTTCTTCCTTTCCCTCAGGAAACCCCAGAGATCTTTCAGAAAATCCATCGTTCCTCTTCTAGTAGGGTTTTTCCAGATCTTCTGCCCGGTAGACCTGGTCACGGCTCCGGAAGGCAGACTCCGGACCCTTTTTCCACTGTTTCATTTTCATGGCATCCTTGCCGATCAGCTTCCGGAAAAGCCCGATCGGACTGACGACCACGAAGAACACCACGCTGAGCAGGATTTTGGAAATCACGGTTCCCAGAATGTGGGAGAATCCAAACCAGAGGCGAGCCGGTAGACGGAAGATCGCCGGCCAGACCATGGTCAGCACCATGGCAACAATGGCCGCCAGCAGGAGGCGGTCGCTGTGACTAAAATGCATCACCAGAAGCAGGATCAGGACCAGGGCCATGCCCGTGTCCCTCGCCTGGTCAATTGTGGCCTTCTTGCCTGCCATTCTTTCCCCTCCGCCTCCATGCACAAGGTCATCGGAACCGGCGCAGGATAACGCCGGAAGCCGAAGTCGTCAAAATGAAAGAGTCCTGACGGGTGCTCGTATTGCAAGCTCCGAGCCGTTTTTTCTGATTCATGGCTAGCGAAGAAGAATCAGTTTTCGACTTTCCTCGAAGAGACCCGATCTCAGGCGACAGAAATAGACCCCGGAACCAAGTTCCCGACCCTGCTGATCCCGGCCCTGCCACTGCAGTTCATGGATTCCTTCCCCGTGGAAACCCTCGGCCAGCACACGAATCTCGCGACCGCGAACATCATAGATCGCAACATGGAGGGTCGTTCCACCCTCAGGC
Above is a window of Candidatus Krumholzibacteriia bacterium DNA encoding:
- a CDS encoding DUF5989 family protein, translated to MDFLKDLWGFLRERKKFWLLPIILTLLLFGVLIVLTSGSAIAPFIYTLF
- a CDS encoding SxtJ family membrane protein, with product MAGKKATIDQARDTGMALVLILLLVMHFSHSDRLLLAAIVAMVLTMVWPAIFRLPARLWFGFSHILGTVISKILLSVVFFVVVSPIGLFRKLIGKDAMKMKQWKKGPESAFRSRDQVYRAEDLEKPY